The following coding sequences are from one Methanosarcina sp. WWM596 window:
- a CDS encoding cobalamin biosynthesis protein, whose amino-acid sequence MIIPDSGHLALVLLLAAVIDIVFGEPPAAVHPVVWIGKLISFLKNAAPKTHRKIYGMAMALCCVFFASLLGYSVLYIAALLAALPGIPGILPLFIEAYFLKATFAINCLLSPARKIYKHLEENQLEKVRELLPIYVSRNTSKLTKIQMSSAVIESVSENYVDGVLSPIFYYALFGELGLVAAYAFKAISTLDSMVGYKTEPYRELGYFSAKSDDVLNWIPARISVIFILAAAFTVSLFPKNGRKINPLDSIKTALEDGMKTPSPNSGYPMAATAGALGVKLEKPDTYVLGASYPPTEVKDIKRASQLIAIASGFSLVAFVAVIRITGVYLYP is encoded by the coding sequence ATGATTATCCCTGACAGCGGGCACCTTGCTCTGGTACTTCTGCTCGCTGCAGTCATCGACATTGTTTTTGGGGAACCTCCTGCTGCAGTTCATCCCGTTGTCTGGATAGGAAAATTAATCAGTTTTTTGAAAAACGCAGCCCCAAAAACCCATCGAAAAATCTATGGTATGGCAATGGCTCTTTGCTGTGTTTTCTTCGCATCTTTACTGGGCTATTCCGTCCTCTACATTGCAGCCCTTCTTGCAGCCCTTCCGGGAATTCCGGGCATTTTACCACTTTTTATAGAAGCCTATTTCCTGAAAGCCACCTTTGCGATCAACTGCCTGCTGAGCCCTGCCAGGAAGATTTACAAACACCTTGAAGAAAACCAGTTGGAAAAAGTAAGGGAACTGCTCCCTATCTACGTAAGTCGGAACACCTCCAAACTGACAAAAATTCAGATGTCTTCTGCAGTTATAGAATCCGTTTCCGAAAATTATGTGGACGGCGTCCTGAGCCCGATTTTCTATTACGCCCTTTTCGGAGAACTCGGTCTTGTGGCTGCCTACGCATTTAAAGCCATAAGCACCCTTGACTCGATGGTAGGGTATAAAACCGAACCTTACAGGGAACTTGGATACTTCTCAGCGAAGTCCGATGATGTGTTGAACTGGATCCCTGCACGGATTTCAGTTATCTTTATCCTTGCTGCAGCCTTTACAGTATCCTTATTCCCTAAAAACGGAAGAAAAATCAATCCTCTCGACAGCATAAAGACCGCTTTAGAAGACGGGATGAAGACTCCATCTCCCAATTCCGGCTATCCAATGGCTGCTACTGCCGGGGCTCTGGGAGTTAAACTTGAAAAACCCGACACTTATGTGCTGGGAGCTTCATACCCGCCTACCGAAGTAAAAGATATAAAAAGGGCATCCCAATTAATAGCAATTGCTTCAGGGTTTTCACTTGTTGCGTTTGTGGCAGTAATCCGGATAACGGGAGTTTACCTGTATCCGTGA
- the hisS gene encoding histidine--tRNA ligase, which produces MTVNRPRGTRDFLPTDTARRRYVESVMRNVVRNWGYSEIITPTFEHLDLFTLKSGEGIIGELYNFTDKGGREMTLRPELTAPVMRMYVNELQSFPKPLKLFYFENCFRYERPQKGRFREFWQFGVELIGSGKPDSDAEIIALADSLLKAVGIQGDMKLGNLAVIRTLLKGLESDIVSKVMRLVDKKEYAGLEALLEEIGAEEQLKSDLLRLIHLEGRYILPQVKEIVGNIPELVSFEKTLKLLDAYGVNYSLDFGIARGLDYYTGMVFEVYAEGLGAQKQVCGGGSYQLIQLFGGGDVPSTGFGIGFDRIMEICPIETPEPKKLVLVSKPETHLEAAKLATTLRGYLPVHIDLMERNFKAQLTYANNINADYVVIVGERELEAGKLTLKDMVSGEQELLTLEEVIGKITGHQN; this is translated from the coding sequence ATGACAGTCAACAGGCCAAGAGGGACCCGGGACTTTTTACCCACAGATACTGCCCGGAGAAGGTACGTGGAAAGCGTTATGCGAAATGTTGTCCGCAATTGGGGTTACAGTGAGATCATTACGCCCACGTTTGAACATCTGGACCTTTTCACCCTTAAGTCCGGAGAAGGCATTATAGGGGAACTCTACAACTTCACGGACAAAGGAGGCAGGGAGATGACCCTCAGACCGGAACTTACGGCTCCTGTAATGCGGATGTATGTAAATGAACTTCAGTCTTTCCCCAAGCCGTTGAAGTTATTCTACTTTGAAAACTGTTTCCGCTACGAACGCCCCCAGAAAGGCCGTTTCAGGGAATTCTGGCAGTTTGGGGTCGAACTCATCGGAAGCGGAAAACCCGACTCGGACGCCGAGATCATTGCTCTTGCCGATTCCCTGTTAAAAGCCGTTGGCATTCAGGGCGACATGAAGCTTGGAAACCTTGCAGTGATCCGTACACTTTTAAAAGGGCTTGAATCCGATATCGTCAGTAAGGTCATGAGGCTTGTGGATAAGAAAGAGTATGCAGGCCTTGAAGCTCTGCTTGAGGAAATTGGGGCAGAAGAACAGTTGAAGTCCGACCTCTTACGCCTGATACACCTTGAAGGCAGGTACATCCTCCCACAGGTAAAAGAAATAGTCGGGAACATCCCCGAGCTTGTAAGTTTTGAAAAGACCCTTAAACTTCTTGATGCATACGGCGTCAATTACTCACTTGATTTCGGGATTGCCCGCGGGCTTGACTATTACACGGGTATGGTCTTTGAGGTTTATGCTGAAGGTCTTGGCGCCCAGAAGCAGGTCTGCGGGGGAGGCTCTTACCAGCTTATCCAGCTTTTCGGTGGCGGAGATGTGCCTTCTACAGGCTTCGGGATAGGTTTTGACAGGATAATGGAGATCTGTCCGATCGAAACCCCGGAACCCAAAAAACTGGTGCTGGTCTCAAAGCCCGAAACTCATCTGGAAGCTGCAAAACTTGCAACTACCCTGAGGGGTTACCTGCCTGTCCATATAGACCTCATGGAGCGCAATTTTAAAGCCCAGCTAACCTATGCAAATAACATCAATGCTGACTACGTGGTCATAGTCGGGGAAAGAGAACTCGAGGCAGGAAAACTGACCCTCAAGGATATGGTGTCTGGAGAACAGGAACTTCTAACGCTGGAAGAAGTTATTGGAAAAATTACAGGGCATCAGAACTGA
- a CDS encoding ABC transporter ATP-binding protein, protein MILSVDELQFLYRNRKILHEIAFSIDEGEVVAILGPNGVGKTTLLKCLNRILNPRGGTVHIDGENLSALGTMEIARLIGYVPQRVETGRLTAFDAVLLGRRPHIKWDITEKDLKIVDSVFKLLSMENLRLSYIDEMSGGELQKVAIARSLVQEPKVLLLDEPTSSLDLKNQVEILANIRQIVLEHRIAAVMTMHDLNQAFRYADRFILLKEGKVHAYGGVEVITPQVIEEVYGLPVVIGEISGMRCVVPGSPTWDCKISYAASK, encoded by the coding sequence ATGATTCTTTCTGTAGATGAACTCCAGTTTTTATATCGTAACCGTAAGATCCTGCATGAAATCGCCTTTTCAATCGATGAGGGCGAAGTTGTTGCAATCCTGGGGCCCAACGGAGTTGGCAAGACTACCCTGTTAAAATGCCTGAACAGGATCCTCAACCCAAGAGGGGGAACAGTCCATATAGACGGGGAAAACCTTTCCGCCCTCGGGACTATGGAAATTGCACGCCTTATTGGCTATGTACCGCAGCGTGTTGAAACAGGAAGGCTGACAGCTTTTGATGCGGTCCTGCTGGGACGGCGTCCCCATATCAAATGGGATATTACGGAAAAAGACCTCAAGATCGTCGATTCGGTCTTCAAGTTACTCTCAATGGAAAACCTGCGCCTGTCCTATATCGATGAGATGAGCGGAGGCGAACTCCAGAAGGTAGCAATAGCCCGTTCCCTTGTCCAGGAACCAAAAGTCCTTCTCCTCGACGAACCGACAAGCAGCCTTGACCTTAAGAACCAGGTGGAGATCCTTGCAAATATCCGGCAGATAGTACTTGAACACAGGATTGCGGCTGTGATGACGATGCATGACCTCAACCAGGCTTTCAGATATGCAGACCGATTTATTCTCCTGAAGGAAGGAAAAGTTCACGCCTATGGAGGAGTGGAAGTAATTACCCCCCAGGTAATCGAAGAAGTATACGGTCTGCCAGTCGTTATCGGAGAGATTTCAGGTATGAGGTGTGTGGTTCCGGGGAGTCCGACATGGGATTGCAAAATAAGCTATGCTGCAAGTAAATAA
- the cobD gene encoding threonine-phosphate decarboxylase CobD, with product MSEQRNVPLRKHLLALKPCLHGGLIQETSETYGIPESEILDFSANFNPLGSPFDYPENELNFDEILKNSLEKFREYPDNRYMEFREAAARFVGLGVAPYNIIPGNGSTEIVRLVVESVVEKGDKVLLPWPTFGEYEMQCRIMGAEPVHPAQEEVNTLSDEMLDKAKILFICNPNNPTGKLRSREELKALAERCREHKTLLYVDEAFIELSDPSKSVADLPADNDYVFVMRSLTKDFAIPGIRMGFGIASPDMAEILNTTRLSWNLGALANITGTALLNIEGGIDSPYLKKARKMILEEGEKLKAKLDRIRGFEAGEVNVNFICVNISKFMLDSSELAARLAARGVLIRDCVSFHGLGKDYIRVAVRTGEENDRLITAIGDVIVEWGREQAKNELQHVIEKASEEGIGGRKTCEYYPCHFEGQNCTFCFCPFYPCENEKTGGKWIKSSRSGRIWSCVDCHLVHKTEIAQKILDCLMQEGDTDELIKVAWKKVMEPIL from the coding sequence GTGTCTGAGCAAAGAAATGTACCTCTGAGGAAGCATCTGCTGGCCCTAAAGCCCTGCCTTCATGGAGGGCTAATTCAAGAAACGTCTGAGACTTACGGGATTCCTGAAAGCGAAATTCTTGATTTCAGTGCGAACTTTAACCCGCTGGGAAGCCCTTTTGATTATCCAGAAAATGAATTAAACTTTGACGAGATTCTAAAAAATAGCCTTGAAAAATTTAGGGAGTATCCAGACAACAGATATATGGAGTTCAGGGAAGCTGCTGCCAGGTTTGTAGGACTCGGGGTAGCTCCATATAATATAATTCCTGGCAATGGTTCAACTGAAATTGTCAGGCTTGTAGTTGAATCTGTGGTAGAAAAAGGAGACAAGGTCCTTTTACCATGGCCGACTTTCGGAGAATATGAGATGCAGTGCCGGATCATGGGAGCAGAGCCGGTACATCCTGCACAGGAAGAAGTAAATACACTCTCGGATGAGATGCTGGATAAAGCAAAGATCCTTTTTATCTGTAACCCGAACAATCCGACGGGAAAACTCCGTAGTAGAGAAGAACTTAAAGCTCTTGCAGAACGCTGCAGGGAGCATAAAACACTTCTTTACGTAGATGAAGCCTTCATTGAGCTATCCGATCCTTCAAAGAGTGTTGCAGACCTTCCTGCAGACAACGACTATGTTTTTGTCATGCGCTCCCTTACAAAAGACTTTGCGATCCCCGGGATCCGGATGGGATTCGGGATAGCTTCTCCGGATATGGCTGAGATCTTGAACACAACAAGGTTGTCCTGGAACCTCGGAGCTCTTGCAAACATCACCGGAACCGCACTTCTCAATATAGAAGGCGGGATTGACAGCCCATACCTGAAAAAAGCAAGGAAAATGATCCTGGAAGAAGGAGAAAAACTCAAAGCAAAACTTGACAGGATAAGGGGCTTTGAAGCCGGGGAAGTAAATGTTAACTTTATCTGTGTCAACATCAGCAAATTCATGCTTGACTCAAGTGAGCTGGCTGCCCGCCTTGCAGCCCGCGGAGTCCTTATCCGGGACTGCGTTTCTTTCCACGGTCTCGGAAAAGATTACATAAGGGTTGCAGTCAGAACCGGAGAAGAAAACGACAGGCTCATTACTGCAATAGGGGACGTTATCGTCGAGTGGGGCAGAGAACAGGCAAAGAACGAACTGCAGCACGTAATCGAAAAAGCCAGTGAAGAAGGCATTGGAGGCAGGAAGACATGCGAATATTACCCCTGTCATTTTGAAGGCCAGAACTGCACCTTCTGCTTCTGTCCGTTTTATCCCTGTGAAAACGAAAAAACCGGAGGAAAATGGATCAAGAGTTCAAGAAGCGGCAGAATATGGAGCTGCGTTGACTGTCACCTTGTCCATAAGACGGAAATCGCTCAGAAGATCCTTGACTGCCTTATGCAGGAAGGAGACACCGATGAACTTATAAAAGTAGCCTGGAAAAAAGTAATGGAGCCTATTTTATGA
- a CDS encoding 30S ribosomal protein S15 has product MAKMHTKRKGNSGSTRPNRTEAPEWCKIGAEEVTSITLDLWKQGVSTSEIGMILRDRYGVPDAKLITGKKITAILKENNVYSNIPEDLTNLIVKALKLRKHLSINKKDVHNKRSLNLTESKVRRLVKYYKQEKVLPKDWFYKPETAEMMITR; this is encoded by the coding sequence ATGGCAAAAATGCATACCAAAAGAAAAGGTAATTCAGGTTCCACCAGACCTAACAGAACCGAAGCGCCCGAGTGGTGCAAGATTGGAGCAGAAGAAGTTACTTCAATTACACTGGACCTCTGGAAACAGGGTGTTTCTACATCCGAAATCGGAATGATTTTAAGAGACCGCTATGGAGTCCCTGACGCCAAGCTCATCACAGGCAAGAAGATCACAGCAATCCTCAAGGAAAACAACGTTTATTCTAACATTCCTGAAGACCTTACAAACCTCATCGTGAAGGCTCTGAAACTGAGGAAACACCTTTCTATTAACAAGAAAGATGTCCACAACAAGCGTTCCCTCAACCTTACAGAATCCAAGGTCAGAAGGCTTGTTAAGTACTACAAACAGGAAAAGGTACTTCCGAAAGATTGGTTCTACAAGCCTGAAACCGCAGAAATGATGATTACCAGATAA